A genome region from Pseudomonas helmanticensis includes the following:
- a CDS encoding GNAT family N-acetyltransferase, whose translation MTFQMRRATQDDLAFVRTLTCQNMLSYYIHYELLWQDEAFDVAWAGRENWLMIGDEAALGFFSLSRDARALYIRELQVAQAFQGQGAGSWAIDQVIAMARCDGNPAVRLTVFKNNLAKNLYLRKGFVVQGEDECFLRMQLDISTSVL comes from the coding sequence ATGACCTTTCAAATGCGCCGGGCCACACAGGATGACCTGGCATTTGTGCGAACTTTGACCTGCCAGAACATGCTGAGCTATTACATTCATTACGAGTTGTTGTGGCAGGATGAGGCGTTCGACGTTGCCTGGGCCGGACGTGAGAACTGGTTGATGATCGGTGATGAGGCGGCGTTGGGGTTTTTCAGCCTCAGTCGCGATGCGCGGGCGCTGTATATCCGCGAATTGCAGGTGGCGCAGGCGTTTCAGGGGCAGGGCGCGGGTTCCTGGGCGATTGATCAGGTTATTGCCATGGCTCGCTGCGACGGCAACCCTGCAGTGCGTCTAACGGTATTCAAAAATAATCTGGCGAAAAACTTGTATCTGAGAAAAGGCTTCGTCGTGCAGGGCGAGGACGAGTGTTTCCTGAGGATGCAGCTCGATATCAGTACATCTGTGCTCTGA
- a CDS encoding carbon-nitrogen hydrolase family protein has product MSTLTIAAAQSVSIAGDLAANIARHMDFIELAALHGVELLVFPELSLTGYEGEVAAALAIDPQDAVLQPLRRLAHKRGITAVVGMPIRQEGSSAVLIGALVLGADGTLDVYSKQHLHAGEELIYAVGKGGATLQIGVDTVALAVCADFSHASHAAAAAELGAGVYAAGVLIGESGYEPDTALLQGYARQHAMVVLMANHGGLTGGWQSAGRSAVWSEEGALIIAAPGAGDELVIARRDAGAWQGQVVSLAGDK; this is encoded by the coding sequence ATGTCAACTCTGACCATCGCTGCTGCTCAATCGGTCTCCATTGCTGGTGACCTCGCCGCGAACATCGCCCGGCACATGGATTTCATCGAATTGGCGGCGCTACACGGTGTCGAGTTACTGGTGTTTCCCGAGTTGTCGCTGACCGGCTATGAGGGCGAAGTGGCGGCGGCATTGGCCATCGATCCGCAAGACGCCGTGCTTCAACCGTTAAGAAGGCTGGCGCACAAGCGCGGCATCACGGCTGTCGTCGGCATGCCGATTCGTCAGGAGGGCAGTTCGGCAGTATTGATTGGTGCTTTGGTGTTGGGCGCCGACGGTACGCTTGATGTGTACAGCAAACAGCACCTGCATGCAGGTGAAGAGCTTATTTATGCGGTCGGGAAGGGTGGTGCGACACTGCAAATCGGCGTGGACACAGTGGCCCTGGCAGTCTGTGCAGATTTTTCGCACGCCAGCCATGCTGCCGCTGCTGCCGAGTTGGGCGCTGGTGTGTACGCGGCGGGCGTATTGATCGGCGAGAGCGGTTATGAGCCTGACACCGCGTTGCTGCAGGGTTATGCCCGGCAACACGCGATGGTGGTGTTGATGGCCAACCATGGCGGTCTCACCGGTGGCTGGCAATCGGCCGGGCGCAGCGCGGTGTGGTCTGAAGAGGGTGCGTTGATCATTGCCGCCCCCGGTGCTGGCGATGAGTTGGTGATCGCTCGTCGTGATGCCGGCGCGTGGCAGGGGCAGGTCGTCAGCCTCGCGGGGGATAAATGA
- the gacA gene encoding response regulator transcription factor GacA, which translates to MIRGLVVDDHDLVRTGITRMLADIDGLQVVGQAESGEESLIKARELKPDVVLMDVKMPGIGGLEATRKMLRSHPDIKVVAVTVCEEDPFPTRLLQAGAAGYLTKGAGLPEMVQAIRLVFAGQRYISPQIAQQLAIKSFQPTNDSPFDALSEREIQIALMIVGCQKVQIISDKLCLSPKTVNTYRYRIFEKLSISSDVELTLLAVRHGMVDASA; encoded by the coding sequence TTGATTAGGGGGCTAGTGGTCGATGACCATGATCTCGTTCGTACAGGCATTACACGGATGCTGGCCGATATCGATGGCTTGCAGGTGGTGGGGCAGGCCGAGTCAGGTGAAGAGTCCCTGATCAAGGCGCGAGAATTGAAACCGGACGTGGTCCTGATGGACGTCAAGATGCCCGGCATCGGCGGCCTGGAAGCCACGCGCAAAATGTTGCGCAGTCACCCGGACATCAAGGTGGTTGCCGTTACCGTGTGTGAAGAAGATCCTTTCCCTACACGGTTGTTGCAGGCTGGCGCCGCAGGTTACCTGACCAAGGGCGCAGGATTGCCGGAAATGGTTCAGGCCATTCGCCTGGTATTCGCCGGCCAGCGCTATATCAGCCCGCAGATCGCTCAGCAGTTGGCGATCAAATCCTTCCAGCCGACCAACGATTCGCCGTTCGATGCCTTGTCCGAACGGGAGATCCAGATTGCCTTGATGATTGTTGGCTGTCAGAAGGTACAGATCATTTCCGACAAGTTGTGTCTGTCGCCGAAGACCGTCAACACCTACCGTTATCGCATATTCGAGAAGCTCTCGATCAGCAGCGACGTCGAGTTGACGCTTCTGGCGGTGCGTCACGGCATGGTTGATGCCAGCGCCTGA
- the uvrC gene encoding excinuclease ABC subunit UvrC, whose product MTEVFDSGAFLSTVSGRPGVYRMFDSDARLLYVGKAKNLKKRLASYFRKTGLAPKTAALVGRIAQVETTITANETEALLLEQTLIKEWRPPYNILLRDDKSYPYVFLSDGQFPRLSIHRGAKKAKGKYFGPYPSAGAIRESLSLLQKTFFVRQCEDSYYKNRTRPCLQYQIKRCKAPCVGLVEPEVYAEDVRHSVMFLEGRSHALTNELSTAMEEAAINLEFERAAELRDQIALLRRVQDQQSMEGGTGDIDVIAAFVNPGGACVHLISVRGGRVLGSKNFFPQVGIEEDVSEVMAAFLGQYFISSPERDLPSELIVNVVHEDFPTLIEAIHGLRGRELAISHRVRGTRARWQQLAVTNAEQALGARLANRQHTAARFEALAEVLNLDEPPQRLECYDISHSSGEATVASCVVFGPEGAIKSDYRRYNIEGVTAGDDYAAMHQALTRRFSKLKDGEGKLPDILLVDGGKGQLSMARDVLNELAVPDLILLGVAKGATRKAGFETLYLNDAAHEFTLRGDSPALHLIQQIRDEAHRFAITGHRARRGKTRRTSTLEGVAGVGPTRRRDLLKHFGGLQELTRASIEEIAKAPGISKKLAESIYANLHSE is encoded by the coding sequence ATGACTGAAGTATTCGATTCCGGCGCCTTTCTGTCGACCGTCAGCGGGCGCCCCGGCGTCTATCGTATGTTCGATAGCGACGCGCGCCTGCTGTATGTCGGCAAAGCCAAGAATCTCAAGAAGCGTCTCGCCAGCTATTTTCGCAAGACCGGGCTGGCGCCGAAGACCGCGGCACTCGTCGGGCGTATCGCTCAGGTCGAAACGACCATCACCGCCAACGAAACCGAAGCGCTGTTGCTTGAGCAGACGCTGATCAAGGAATGGCGACCGCCGTACAACATTCTGTTGCGCGACGATAAATCCTACCCTTACGTGTTTCTGTCCGACGGCCAATTCCCGCGTCTGAGTATCCATCGCGGCGCCAAGAAGGCCAAAGGCAAATACTTCGGCCCGTATCCGAGCGCTGGTGCCATTCGTGAAAGCCTGAGTCTGCTGCAAAAAACCTTTTTTGTCCGGCAGTGTGAAGACAGCTATTACAAGAACCGCACCCGCCCATGCCTGCAATATCAGATCAAGCGCTGCAAGGCCCCTTGTGTCGGGCTGGTCGAGCCTGAGGTGTATGCCGAGGATGTGCGTCACTCGGTGATGTTCCTTGAAGGGCGCAGTCATGCACTGACCAACGAGCTTTCAACGGCAATGGAAGAGGCGGCGATCAACCTTGAGTTCGAGCGCGCCGCTGAATTGCGTGACCAGATCGCACTGCTGCGCCGGGTGCAGGATCAACAGAGCATGGAAGGCGGCACCGGCGATATCGACGTCATCGCGGCGTTCGTTAACCCGGGCGGCGCCTGCGTTCATTTGATCAGCGTGCGCGGCGGACGCGTGCTGGGCAGCAAGAACTTCTTCCCGCAAGTGGGTATAGAAGAGGACGTCTCGGAAGTCATGGCGGCGTTTCTCGGCCAATACTTCATCAGCAGTCCGGAGCGCGACCTGCCAAGCGAGTTGATCGTCAACGTTGTCCACGAAGATTTCCCGACGCTGATCGAAGCGATTCACGGGTTGCGTGGCCGCGAGCTGGCGATCAGTCACCGGGTTCGCGGTACACGAGCGCGCTGGCAACAATTGGCTGTGACCAACGCCGAACAGGCACTGGGTGCGCGGCTGGCCAACCGTCAGCACACTGCGGCACGTTTCGAGGCTTTGGCAGAAGTGCTGAACCTGGATGAACCGCCACAGCGCCTTGAATGCTACGACATCAGTCACTCCAGCGGCGAAGCGACTGTCGCGTCCTGCGTGGTGTTCGGCCCGGAAGGGGCGATCAAGTCGGATTACCGTCGCTATAACATCGAAGGTGTAACAGCGGGCGACGATTACGCTGCCATGCATCAGGCCTTGACCCGGCGCTTCAGCAAACTGAAGGACGGCGAGGGCAAGTTGCCGGACATTCTGCTGGTGGACGGCGGCAAGGGCCAGTTGTCGATGGCCCGCGACGTGCTCAACGAACTGGCCGTGCCGGATCTGATCCTGCTCGGCGTGGCAAAGGGGGCGACGCGCAAGGCTGGCTTCGAAACTCTGTATCTGAATGATGCAGCGCACGAGTTCACCTTACGCGGCGACTCGCCGGCACTGCACCTGATTCAGCAGATCCGCGATGAAGCTCACCGTTTTGCAATTACCGGACACCGCGCGCGTCGTGGCAAAACCCGCCGTACGTCAACGCTGGAAGGCGTTGCGGGAGTAGGGCCGACCCGCCGACGCGATTTGTTGAAACATTTTGGTGGATTGCAGGAGCTGACTCGTGCAAGCATCGAAGAGATCGCCAAAGCCCCGGGGATCAGTAAAAAGCTCGCAGAGTCGATTTATGCAAACCTGCATAGCGAGTAG
- a CDS encoding 3-deoxy-7-phosphoheptulonate synthase, with protein sequence MNSSVSALPLSTLDSANEALTLRLPSSLQLKQQLPLTNALSQQVAAHRQAVQAILDGDDQRLLVIVGPCSIHDPQSAIEYADKLARLADDVSDEMLLVMRAYVEKPRTTVGWKGLAYDPHLDGSDDMAAGLTLSRELMIEMIRRGLPIATEILQPMAAGYFDDLLSWVAIGARTTESQIHREMASGLSMPVGFKNGTDGGVTVAVDAMRSASHPHRHFGVDSQGHPAVIQTTGNPDTHLVLRGGHQGPNFDRASVARIHADLTRLKIPSRIMVDCSHANSGKDPLRQPEVFNEVLEQRLQGDRSLIGMMIESHLFEGCQPLSASLRYGVSVTDGCLGFAATEQLLLNAAERLRAKPQA encoded by the coding sequence ATGAACTCGTCCGTTTCTGCTTTGCCACTGTCCACTCTTGATTCTGCCAACGAAGCACTGACCCTGCGTCTGCCCAGCTCGTTGCAACTCAAACAGCAATTGCCTCTGACCAACGCCCTGAGTCAGCAGGTTGCCGCCCACCGCCAAGCGGTGCAGGCCATTCTTGATGGCGACGACCAGCGCTTGCTGGTGATCGTCGGACCTTGTTCGATCCACGACCCGCAATCCGCCATTGAATACGCGGACAAACTCGCACGCCTCGCTGACGACGTCAGCGATGAGATGTTGCTGGTCATGCGCGCCTACGTCGAAAAGCCGCGCACCACCGTTGGCTGGAAAGGCCTCGCCTACGATCCGCATCTGGATGGCAGTGATGACATGGCCGCAGGCCTGACACTGTCCCGCGAGCTGATGATCGAAATGATCCGCCGCGGGCTGCCAATCGCCACGGAAATACTGCAACCCATGGCGGCCGGGTACTTCGACGATTTGCTCAGCTGGGTCGCGATCGGTGCGCGCACGACTGAGTCGCAGATCCACCGCGAGATGGCCAGCGGCCTGAGCATGCCGGTCGGCTTCAAGAACGGCACCGATGGCGGCGTCACCGTCGCGGTCGACGCGATGCGCTCCGCCTCCCATCCGCACCGACACTTCGGCGTTGATAGCCAGGGCCATCCGGCCGTTATCCAGACCACCGGCAATCCTGATACCCACCTGGTGCTGCGTGGCGGCCATCAAGGGCCGAACTTCGACCGTGCAAGCGTCGCCCGGATACACGCCGATCTGACCCGTTTGAAAATTCCGAGTCGAATCATGGTCGATTGCAGTCACGCCAATAGCGGTAAAGACCCACTGCGCCAGCCTGAAGTATTCAACGAAGTGCTGGAGCAGCGGCTTCAGGGCGACCGCTCGCTGATCGGCATGATGATCGAATCTCACCTGTTCGAAGGTTGTCAGCCTCTCAGTGCCTCTTTGCGCTACGGTGTATCGGTTACCGACGGTTGCCTGGGTTTCGCCGCAACGGAACAGTTGCTGCTGAACGCCGCGGAACGCCTTCGCGCGAAACCTCAGGCCTGA